The DNA region CGGGTGTTGCCGGATCCTCCTGCTGGGCGTAGGCCGCACCGGAGACAAGCACCGCGACCGGGACGACACTGTTGAGCAGGGCCCGGCGAAGGCTTCTGCCGCTGCAGAACGATTGTGACATGACACCCTCCCTTGAAGCCGCAGGGTTATGCGGCCGATACCCTATTGTTTGAACACATCGCATCCGAGCGCAATGACAAAAATGTCACGATTCATCCATGTTTCCCCCGGCGCGCGGTTTTCCCACCCCCGGCCTTGACCTTCGCCGCGCCGCGTGTTGGCTTGCGCGCGGCCCTTGCGGGACAAGCGGCCCGGTTTCGCGCGCCTGAACCCCGGTTCGATCCGGCATCCGGGGCAGGTGCGTTGTTTTTGTTCCGCGCCCTTCTTCGCGCGCCCGGCCCCCGGCCGGAAGCGCCGGCCTTCGCCCTTTGTGCTGAAGCAGATACGGACAGTGAGATGGAATTCGGAACGGGCGTTTCGCTCGCCGCCTATTTTGTCGTGATGATCGCGATCGGTCTTTACGGATTCAAGGAATCCACAAGCGATTCATCGGGTTATCTCCTGGGCGGGCGCAAGCTCGGACCGGCGGTCACCTCGCTCTCGGCAGGGGCCTCGGACATGTCCGGCTGGATGCTGCTCGGCCTTCCCGGCGCGATGTACGTCTCCGGGCTCTCGGCGAGCTGGATCGCCTTCGGCCTGCTGCTCGGCGCGCTGACCAACTATCTCGTCGTGGCCCCGCGCCTGCGGGTCTATACCGAGGTGGCCCACGACGCGATCACGATCCCGGAATATTTCGAGAAGCGCTTCGAGGACAGGACGCGGCTCCTGCGCGTCATCTCCTCGATCGTGATCGTGGTCTTCTTCACCCTCTACACCTCGTCCGGGGTGGTGGCGGGCGGCAAGCTGTTCGATTCCGCCTTCGGCCTCGATTACCGCATCGGCCTCTACGTGACGGCGGGCGTGGTCGTGCTCTACACCCTGCTCGGGGGCTTTATGGCGGTGTCCATGACCGACTTCGTGCAGGGCTGCATCATGTTCGTCGCCCTCGTGATGGTACCGCTGGTCGCCCTGACCGGCGTCGGCGGGGTGAGCGAGCTCAAGACCACGCTGAACGAGATCGACCCGACCATGCTGAACCTCTTCGGCGGGGTCGGCCTCGTCGGCATCATCTCGGCGATGAGCTGGGGGCTCGGCTATTTCGGCCAGCCCCACATCATCGTGCGCTTCATGGCGATCCGCTCGGTCAAGGACGTCGCCGCGGCGCGCAATATCGGCATGAGCTGGATGTTCGTGACCATCGTCGGCGCGCTGGCGACCGGGCTCGTGGGCCTCGCCTACGTGACCCAGCGCGGCATCCCGCTGGAAGATCCCGAAACCATCTTCATCGTCCTGTCGAGCGATCTCCTGTTCAACCCGTATGTCGGCGGCTTCCTGCTGGCGGCGATCCTGGCCGCGATCATGTCGACCATCTCCTCCCAGCTGCTGGTGTCGTCGAGCTCGCTGACCGAGGACTTCTACAAGATCTTCCTGCGCCGCAATGCGAGCGAGACCGAGCTGGTCACGATCGGGCGCATCGCCGTGGTGGCCGTGGCCGCCGTCGCGATCGCGCTCGCCTACAATCCGGACTCCAACGTGCTGGAGCTGGTCTCCAATGCCTGGGCCGGGTTCGGCGCGGCCTTCGGCCCGATCGTCATCCTGTCGCTGTTCTGGAAGCGCATGACGCGCTGGGGCGCGCTGGCCGGCATGGTGGTCGGCGCGGTGACGGTGCTCTTGTGGGTCTATGTGCTCGGCCTGTCGCCGGTGATGTACGAGATCGTGCCCGGCTTCATCGCCTGCATGCTGTCGGTCGTCGTGGTCTCCCTGATCACGCCGGGACCGAAGGCGAGCGTGGAAGCCACCCACGAGAAGATGGAAAGCGAGATGGTCGAGCGCCTGAGCTAGGCGCCCCGCTTGCCCCCGGGTGAAGACAGCCGCTCCGGCCTGCCGGGGCGGCTGTTTTCGTCTGCGGGGCCTCAGCCTTGCAATCGCGCGTCCGCATCAATAATCACTGGCGTTCATGCCGCCCGGCGAGCCCCTGCCGGGCGGCCGGCCCTTCACAGAAGAGAGAGCCCGTCCGATGAGCGGATCGTCCTCGCAAGGCAAACCCCATTTCCCGCCGCTGGAAACGCCGGTGAACCTGCCCGCGATCGACCGCGAGATCCTGGACTTCTGGAAA from Marinicauda algicola includes:
- the putP gene encoding sodium/proline symporter PutP — translated: MEFGTGVSLAAYFVVMIAIGLYGFKESTSDSSGYLLGGRKLGPAVTSLSAGASDMSGWMLLGLPGAMYVSGLSASWIAFGLLLGALTNYLVVAPRLRVYTEVAHDAITIPEYFEKRFEDRTRLLRVISSIVIVVFFTLYTSSGVVAGGKLFDSAFGLDYRIGLYVTAGVVVLYTLLGGFMAVSMTDFVQGCIMFVALVMVPLVALTGVGGVSELKTTLNEIDPTMLNLFGGVGLVGIISAMSWGLGYFGQPHIIVRFMAIRSVKDVAAARNIGMSWMFVTIVGALATGLVGLAYVTQRGIPLEDPETIFIVLSSDLLFNPYVGGFLLAAILAAIMSTISSQLLVSSSSLTEDFYKIFLRRNASETELVTIGRIAVVAVAAVAIALAYNPDSNVLELVSNAWAGFGAAFGPIVILSLFWKRMTRWGALAGMVVGAVTVLLWVYVLGLSPVMYEIVPGFIACMLSVVVVSLITPGPKASVEATHEKMESEMVERLS